The following are encoded in a window of Paenibacillaceae bacterium GAS479 genomic DNA:
- a CDS encoding Glycosidase, with product MLTQEAIYHVPKDEYCYALDSTTIRVTIRVRRTELKSGKILLTDRYAHERFTPPAVSYDLRLAGNDKLFDYWFADLTIESRRPKYLFRLFHGSGENWFSEEGLTEVRPEMSWFEFPYIAEADVIRHPEWFQEAIFYQIGVDRFFNGDKENDPSGVLPWGEPPTMTTFFGGDLNGIIEKLDYLTDLGINALYLNPIFLAPSTFKYDTADYYQIDPQFGGNPAFDRLLGACHERGIRVVLDAVFNHAGLLFEPFRSVIEYGPRSAYYDWFYIREWPLEVEEPKQSYDTFSFTARMPKLRHEHPDVRRYLLNVAAYWTRKGIDGWRLDVANEIDHAFWREFRQVVRGINSEAFILGEVWLDGTTWLQGDQFDSITNYRFRSAVLDFFAYGKIGVSQFDEKLFSARIRYQAQTNLVMFNLIGSHDVPRILDLCDDSAERVKLATAFMFAYPGIPMIYYGDEVAMKGGDFVQARHCMVWEPERQNREMLELYRSCTRWRREYAPLVEGEYRKLFADDPQAVYGFAREMPGEAVWAFFHNAPGEAVIRVEAPEGLCFVNIASGETVQSGDGGLEVKLDAFGFTLFYTKTSGGNQ from the coding sequence ATGTTGACGCAAGAAGCGATCTACCATGTACCCAAGGATGAATATTGTTATGCCCTTGATTCAACAACGATCCGAGTTACCATCCGAGTCCGCCGTACCGAATTAAAAAGCGGGAAAATACTGCTGACAGACCGTTACGCGCATGAGCGGTTTACGCCTCCTGCCGTTTCATACGATTTGCGCCTGGCAGGCAACGATAAGCTTTTTGATTATTGGTTCGCAGACCTGACGATTGAATCGAGGCGTCCCAAGTATCTTTTCCGGCTGTTCCATGGATCGGGTGAAAATTGGTTCAGCGAGGAAGGTCTGACCGAAGTCAGACCGGAGATGAGCTGGTTTGAATTCCCCTATATTGCAGAGGCGGATGTCATCCGCCACCCGGAATGGTTCCAGGAGGCGATATTCTATCAGATCGGCGTAGACCGCTTCTTCAACGGCGACAAAGAGAATGATCCGTCCGGTGTTCTGCCATGGGGAGAGCCGCCTACGATGACGACTTTTTTCGGCGGAGATTTGAACGGCATTATAGAAAAGCTGGATTACTTAACGGATCTCGGCATCAATGCTCTTTATTTGAACCCGATCTTCCTGGCGCCCTCGACGTTTAAATATGATACGGCCGATTATTATCAGATCGATCCGCAATTCGGCGGCAATCCAGCGTTTGATCGGCTGCTTGGCGCTTGCCACGAGCGGGGAATCCGTGTCGTTCTGGATGCTGTGTTCAACCACGCCGGACTGCTGTTCGAGCCGTTCCGCAGCGTGATTGAATATGGCCCCCGCTCCGCTTATTACGACTGGTTCTACATCCGAGAGTGGCCGCTCGAAGTGGAGGAGCCTAAACAGAGCTACGACACATTCTCCTTTACGGCCCGGATGCCTAAGCTGCGTCACGAGCATCCCGATGTTCGCCGGTATTTGCTTAACGTTGCGGCCTACTGGACACGCAAAGGCATTGACGGCTGGCGGCTTGATGTCGCCAATGAGATCGATCACGCTTTTTGGCGGGAATTCCGCCAAGTTGTGCGCGGCATTAATTCCGAGGCGTTCATCCTCGGTGAAGTCTGGCTAGACGGAACCACTTGGTTGCAAGGCGACCAATTTGATTCCATTACGAATTATAGGTTTCGCTCCGCCGTGCTGGACTTTTTTGCCTATGGGAAAATCGGCGTCAGTCAGTTTGACGAAAAGCTGTTCTCCGCTCGAATTCGCTATCAGGCCCAAACGAATCTCGTTATGTTCAATCTGATCGGCAGTCATGACGTCCCGCGAATTCTCGATCTATGCGATGATTCGGCTGAGCGGGTCAAGCTGGCTACTGCTTTTATGTTCGCCTATCCCGGTATTCCAATGATTTATTACGGGGATGAGGTGGCCATGAAGGGAGGTGACTTTGTTCAAGCGCGGCATTGCATGGTGTGGGAGCCGGAACGGCAAAACCGTGAAATGCTGGAGCTGTATCGGAGCTGCACGAGATGGAGACGAGAATATGCTCCTTTGGTGGAAGGGGAGTATCGCAAGCTGTTTGCTGACGATCCACAAGCAGTGTACGGATTCGCCCGGGAAATGCCGGGAGAGGCAGTCTGGGCCTTTTTCCATAATGCTCCTGGAGAAGCGGTAATCCGCGTAGAAGCGCCCGAGGGGCTATGCTTCGTTAATATTGCTAGTGGCGAGACGGTTCAGAGCGGCGACGGTGGTCTTGAAGTGAAGCTGGATGCGTTTGGATTCACCCTGTTTTATACAAAGACAAGTGGAGGGAATCAATAA
- a CDS encoding carbohydrate ABC transporter membrane protein 2, CUT1 family produces MSAYAHRKTSSVRKSGKIMNSFLYVLLTAGGLVILVPFIWMLSTSLKIPSQVFAWPIEWVPKPVKFSNYVEALSMRPFILYYGNTFFITGLAVLGQVFSSSIVGYSLARLRWRGSNLVFALIMSTLMLPEIVRMIPTFVIFSKIGWVDTFTPLILPHFFAGAFNVFLFRQFFHSLPKDLDEAATVDGASLFGIYWRIILPLSKPVIGIVAINTFRYSWNDFLHPLIYLNDTKLWTITLGLRAFQQEFNIDWNLLMAASATSMLPILILFVIAQKYFIQGIVFTGVKG; encoded by the coding sequence TTGTCCGCTTATGCACACCGCAAGACATCAAGCGTTCGTAAAAGTGGGAAGATCATGAACAGTTTTTTATATGTATTACTGACCGCTGGCGGGCTGGTCATCTTGGTCCCTTTTATCTGGATGCTCAGCACCTCTTTGAAAATACCGAGCCAAGTATTCGCATGGCCGATAGAGTGGGTTCCGAAACCGGTCAAGTTCAGCAATTATGTGGAAGCATTGTCTATGCGCCCGTTCATCCTGTATTACGGCAACACTTTTTTCATTACGGGACTGGCGGTGCTCGGTCAGGTGTTTTCCTCGTCCATTGTAGGTTATTCGCTCGCTCGGCTGCGCTGGCGTGGAAGCAATCTCGTGTTCGCTTTGATTATGAGCACGCTGATGCTTCCAGAAATCGTGAGGATGATTCCGACCTTTGTCATCTTCAGCAAAATCGGCTGGGTGGACACATTTACTCCACTCATTCTGCCTCATTTTTTTGCCGGCGCGTTCAATGTGTTTCTGTTCCGCCAATTTTTCCACAGCCTGCCCAAAGATCTGGATGAGGCGGCTACCGTAGACGGAGCGAGTTTGTTCGGCATTTACTGGCGAATTATATTGCCGCTATCTAAGCCTGTTATCGGCATCGTCGCGATTAATACTTTCCGGTACAGCTGGAATGATTTCCTGCATCCGCTGATCTATCTCAACGATACAAAGTTATGGACGATCACGCTCGGCCTCCGGGCGTTTCAGCAGGAATTCAACATTGACTGGAATTTGCTAATGGCCGCTAGTGCGACCTCGATGCTGCCTATCCTCATACTATTTGTCATTGCCCAGAAATACTTTATCCAAGGCATCGTGTTTACTGGCGTGAAAGGATGA